One Perognathus longimembris pacificus isolate PPM17 chromosome 2, ASM2315922v1, whole genome shotgun sequence DNA segment encodes these proteins:
- the Dnajb6 gene encoding dnaJ homolog subfamily B member 6 isoform X4 translates to MVDYYEVLGVQRQASAEDIKKAYRKLALKWHPDKNPENKEEAERKFKQVAEAYEVLSDAKKRDIYDKYGKEGLNGGGGGGSHFDSPFEFGFTFRNPDDVFREFFGGRDPFSFDFFGVLGDFHFQAVRIYSQEKKLLHGYYLYEVTVQPAGGLEEMASEDLEPSEELDQPWFEETGEDTPSEESSEVLDVISSEELDLFSEEEPSEGYSWAQGELLSEDLDLISSEEEASPWDLEEELLSEEEFEELLSEEEHSGPEPELLLVQQ, encoded by the exons ATGGTGGATTACTATGAAGTCCTAGGCGTGCAGAGGCAGGCCTCAGCCGAGGACATCAAAAAGgc atACCGGAAACTGGCATTAAAGTGGCATCCAGATAAAAACCCTGAGAATaaagaagaagcagagagaaaattcAAACAGGTAGCTGAGGCGTATGAGGTGTTGTCAGATG CTAAAAAACGGGACATCTATGACAAATATGGCAAAGAAGGATTAAATGGTGGCGGAGGAG GTGGAAGTCATTTTGACAGCCCATTTGAGTTTGGCTTTACATTCCGGAACCCAGATGATGTCTTCAGGGAATTTTTTGGTGGAAGGGACCCATTTTCATTCGACTTTTTTG GTGTTCTGGGGGACTTCCATTTTCAGGCTGTAAGGATTTACTCGCAGGAAAAGAAGCTGCTTCACGGCTACTACCTGTATGAAGTGACTGTGCAGCCCGCTGGCG GGCTCGAGGAAATGGCCAGTGAGGACTTGGAGCCTAGTGAAGAACTAGACCAGCCCTGGTTTGAGGAGACAGGAGAAGACACCCCAAGTGAAGAGAGCAGTGAGGTTTTGGATGTGATATCCAGTGAGGAACTGGACCTCTTTAGTGAAGAGGAGCCAAGCGAAGGCTATAGCTGGGCCCAGGGTGAACTTCTCAGTGAGGACTTGGACCTCATATCCAGCGAGGAGGAAGCCAGTCCCTGGGACCTGGAGGAGGAACTGCTCAGCGAGGAGGAGTTTGAGGAGCTGCTGAGCGAGGAGGAGCACAGTGGGCCGGAGCCGGAGCTGCTGCTTGTTCAACAATAA